The Micromonospora violae DNA segment GGGACGACGTGCAGTTCGAACGCGGCTACGACAAGTGGGCGGCATACACCCAGTCCAAGCTCGCGAACATCCTGTTCGCCCGCCACCTCGACATGCTCGGCAGGGCGCGGCGGGTCCGCGCCTTCGCCGTCAACCCCGGCTGGATCCTCACCCCGCTGCAACGACACCTCGCGGTCGAGGAGATGGTCACGGCCGGCTGGATCGATGCGGACGGCACGCCCGCGCCGGGCCTGTTCAAGACCGTCGAGCAGGGCGCGGCGACCCAGGTGTGGGCCGCCACGTCACCGGACCTCGACGCGAACGGCGGCGAGTACTGCGTGGACTGCCGCGTCACCCCCGGCAGCCCCACGGACGGTGTCGAGGCGGCCCGCCTCTGGGCGCTGTCGGCCGACCTGACCGGCCTCAACATCGTCGGCTGAGCCTCGGCCGGCGCGGCGGACGTGGGTTGTCGACCGTCAGATCAGGGCCGCGGCGAGGGCGCGGAACCCGTCGGCGGGGAACGACGTGTCGTCGCCACCGTTGAGGACCTGGATCGCCACCTCGTCCGCGCCGGCCTGGTAGTGCTTCTCCAGCCCCGCCGCCACCTTCTCGACGGTGCCCCAGGGGATCAGCGCGTCGACGAGGCGGTCGCTGCCGCCGTCGGCGAAGTCCTCGTCGGTCCAGCCGAACCGCCGCAGGTTGTTGGTGTAGTTGGGCAGCGCGAGGTACCCGCTCGTGTACTGCCGGGCGGTGGCGCGCGCGGTGCTGGCGTCCGGGTCGAGGACGACCGCGACCTCGGGGGCGAGCAGCCGGTCGGGCCCGATCGCCGCCCGGGCCTCGGCGGTGTGCTCGGCCGGGACGAAGTACGGGTGCGCCCCGCTCGCACGGTCGCGGGAGAGTTCGAGCATCCGCGGGCCCAGCGCGGCCAGGATGCGCCGCTCGGGCGACACCCCGGCCGCGTCGAGGCCGTCCAGGTAGTCCACCATCCGTGAGTACGGCCTGCGGTAGTCGGTGCCGCCGCCTTCCACGATCACCGCATGGCTGGCGCCGAGGCCGAGCAGGAAGCGGCCGGGGTGCGCCCGCTCCGCGTCGTGGGCGAACGCCGCCACCTCGGGGGGTGTCGAGTGCCAGATGCTCACGATTCCCGTTGCGACCCCGATGCGCGTCGTGCCGTCCAGGATCTCCCGGAAGCGGGGGGCGACGTTCTCTCCGAAACCGCCGGAGAACCAGATCCGGGCGTAACCGAGGTCCTCCAGTTCGGTCGCGGCGGCGACGGCCTCGCCCGCACTCTCGCTAGCCAGGAAGAACGGTTGCCACACACTGACGAGTCGTTGTGTCATAGCAAAACCCTACGACCCGTCAGCCGCTGTTGCGGGCAGCCCCGACTGCTCCGCACCGATTCACCGGTCACGGCGCAAGGCCGGCCTGGATCGCCAAAATGGCGGCCCGTACGCGATCACGGCTGCCGGTCTTGGCCAGCACGTTGGTCACGTGGGACTTGACGGTGCTCATGGACAGGTAGAGGCGTTCGGCGATCTCGTTGTTGTTGAGCCCGGCACCGATCAGGGCGAGCACGTCGGTCTCCCGGGCGGTCAGCTGGTAGGCCGCCAACTCCACCCGGGTGGCCGGCCCGGTCGTGCGGACCCGATCGAGCACGGCGCCGGTGACCTCGGCGGAGAGGACCGCCTCGCCGGCCGCGACGGTGCGCACGGCGGCGATCAGGTCGCGGGCGCTGGAGCGTTTGAGCAGGAACCCTCGGGCGCCGGCGGCGATGGCGTCCAGGACGTAGGCGTCGTCGTCGAAGGTGGTGACGACGATGACGGCCGGCGCGTGCGGGATCCTGGCCAGCTCGCGGGTGGCTTGCAGGCCGTCGAGTACCGGCATGCGGATGTCGACGAGGGCGACGTCGATGCGGGAGTCGCGACGCACGGCGTCGAGGAACTGCCGACCGTCGGCGCTCTCGGCCGCGACCTGGATGTCGGGTTGGGACCGCAGGATCAGGCTGAAGCCGTCCCGGACCAGCTCCTGGTCGTCGGCGATCGCGACCCGGATCATGGGGTCGCCGCCGGCAGGTCGGCCTGCACCACCGTGCCGCCGCCGGGGCGCTGGCTGAGCTGCCAGCTCCCACCTCGCGCGGCGACGCGCTCTGAGATGCCGAGCAGCCCCGAGCCGCTGGTGGGTGCGCGGGGCGGTCCGATGCCGTCGTCGCTGACCCGCAGGCGGACGTGATCGCCGACGCGGACCAACTCGACCCAGGCCGCCGTGGCTTTCGCGTGCCGGGCGATGTTGGTGAGGGCCTCCTGGGTGATGCGGTAGGCGGTCAACACACCGACCTCGTCCAGGCCCGGCTCGGGGTCCAGGTGGACCCGGACCGTCACACCCTGTTGGCGTAGGGGCTGGGCGAGCAACTCGTCGATGTCGGAGAGGCGCGGCGGCGCGCTCACCGCGATCGACGCGTTCGGATCGCGCAGGTGCACGACGAGTGTGTCGAGTTCGCTCAGCGCGGTGCGACCGCTGTCCGCGATCGCCCGCAGGGCCGCCCCCGGGTCGGCACTGAGCTGGCCTGCCTCGGCCTGCACCACCATGGCGGTGACGTGGTGGCCGACCACGTCATGCAGCTCGCGGGCCAGGTTGGTGCGCTGTTCCCGCCAGGCCGCCTGGTCACGCAGGTCGCCTGCCTCGCGGGTGAGGGCGTAGCCCCGTGCCCAGGAGCGCAACAGGATGGCCAGGAGGTAGCCGGCCGTCACGAAGAAGAACGGCTGCTCGTACAGCCCTCGCTCGTTGACGAGCGCGGTGACGAGGGCGCCGGCCGCGCCGATCAAGCCCGCCACCCACCCCCGCCACGGGTGTCGGGCCGGGTCCTCGCAGACGGAGACGAACACCAGGCCGGCGGCGGCGAGGCCCAACTGCACCGACTCCCCGGTGCTCACGATCGCCACGAACCCCGCGCAGGCGGCGAAGACCAGGGCCCGGTGGCGGGGGCGCAGCGCGATGGCCCCGAGGCCGACCGGTAGCACCAGCCACGCCCAGCCCGCCGCAACGGAGACGCCGCCTTCGACGGTGGTGACCACGGCGGCAATGATCAGACCCGCCGCACCGTAGGCGAGCCGGCGCACCCGTTCGGGGTCGCGCAACCGTTCGCGGATTGCAGTCAGCACCTGCACAGTCTCCGCGACCCGCCGAAGGACCGGCTAGTACCCAGGTACCGGATCGGCCGGCACCCCGGTACCACCGCCGCGACCGGCTCGGCACCGCGGCACGTTCCGCGACGACGCTGACCGCACGACCCTTCAGGGGTGACTCTCGTTGACTCCCGCGCCGCCACCACCGTCGGCCCGCTGCGGACGGTTCCCAACTACATCACCGCCATTCGCACGGTCGCCGCGGTCACCGTCGGTATCGCCGCCCTCGTCTCCGGTTCGTGGATATTGATGGCTGTATCGTACGGTATTTACTGGCTCGGTGACGTGCTCGACGGCTGGGCCGCCCGTCGGCTCGAACAGGAGACCCGAGCCGGGGCTGTCTTCGACATCGTGAGCGACCGCGCGTGCACCGCCGTACTCTGCGTGGGCCTGGTCGCCCTCGTGCCCGGGGTCGCGGTCGTGGCCCTGGTCTTCCTGCTCTCGTTCCTGGTGTTGGACACCATGCTGTCGCTGGCGTTCCTGTGCTGGCCCGTGCTCAGCCCCAACTACTTCCACCTGGTCGACCGGCGGGTGTGGGCGTTGAACTGGTCGCCCCTGGCCAAGGTCGCCAACACCGCCGGGGTCATCGGCGCCATCGCGATCGGGCAGTACCCGCTCGCGCTGGGCGTCGCCGTCGCCGTCGTCGCGGTCAAGCTGTGGTCGGCCGCAGCGGTGGTCCGGCTGCTCGAACGGGACGGCCGGGCGTGAGCATCCTCGCCGAGGCCGCGGTGGCGCTCGGCTACGGTCTCGCTTCGGCGCTCGTCCCGGTCGTCAACTCCGAGGCGTACGCCGTGGTCGCCGGGCACCGTGGCGGTCAGGCCATCATCGCCGTGGTCGCTCTGGCGCTCGGGCAGACCGCCGGCAAACTGCTCCTGTTCGAGTCGGCCCGTCGCGGATCGGGACAACTGGCCCAGAAGATCGCACAGCGGAGCGGAGCAGGTCGCGCGGCGGCTCGGGCCGCACGGTGGACCGAGCCGATCCGGCGCTGGCTTTCCCGCCGCCGCACCGCCCTACCGACCGTGCTGGTCTCCGCCGCCGTCGGGGTTCCACCGCTGGCCGTCGTCAGCGTCGCCGCCGGCACCACGGGCCTTCGACGCGGCGAGTTCGCCGTCGCGTGCCTCCTCGGGCGGGCGACCCGTTTCGCCCTCCTCGCCCTGCCCGCGCTGCTGGCCTGACAAGCAGGCGAGACGGCGGGTGCTCAGATGATGCGACGGAGCACCGTCTCCACGGCGTCGATCAGCGGATCACCATCGGTGCGCGGGTGCCGTGCGAGACCGAACTCGACGTCCGGTAGGACGGGCAGGGCATCCGGGTCGCGGCAGATCATGGCCGGTTCGACATTGGCGGGCATCAGCGCCGCGACGCCGAGCCCGGCTCGTACGGCGGCGAGGACCCCGACCAGGCTGTTGCTCTCGAAGGCCACCCGCCACCGCCGACCGGCACGTTCCAGTGCCTCCAGCACCGAGGTACGCCACGAGCACGGGTTGGAGAACAGCACCACCGGCAGCGGATCGGCGCGCACGTCCACCCCCTGCCCGGTCGCCCACACCAGCGGGGCGCGCATCGTCCAGCGCGGTGGCCCGGGAATGTCCGGTACGGCGTCGAGGACGAGTTGGATGCGGCCCGCGTCGTAGGCCTCCCGCATGGCGGCGTTGGAACAGCTGAGCACCTCCAGGGTCGCGCCGGGATGCAGCCGGGCAAGGTCGGCGAGGGCCTGCGGAAGCTGGGACGCGGCGAGGTCTTCGAGTAACCCGACGCCACAGTGGCCGGTGAGCGCGCGGCCGGTTTCGGCGAGTGCCTGTGCGGAGAGCGAGAGGATGCGTTCGGCGTACGGGAGGAGCTCCTCGCCCGCCCGCGTCGGCGAGACACCGGACGACGACCGGTGCAGCAGCGGACGGCCGACGACGCTCTCGAGTTTGCGTAGCTGTTGGCTGAGACCGGGCTGGGTGTGCCCGAGCGCGGCCGCGGCGCGGCTGATGCTGCCCTCGCGCACGGCGGCGACGAACGAGCGCAGCAGAGCGGTTTCCAGGTCCCTGGCCATAAGCATTGATTATGCCGACCTCAACAAAGTGGTGTCTTCTTATGGCGCGCGGGAGGAATTAGCGTCATTCGGGTGACCAGATACCGGCAGGTGCTCGCCGTGCCAGGGATGGCGCCGCTGCTGGGCGTCTCGCTGCTCGCCCGCACCGCGATAACGGCCGACGTGATGGCGCTGACCCTCTTTGTCGTCCTGGGCCTGGAGCTGAGCTACGCGGCGGCCGGTGGTGTCGCGGCGGCCCTGACCGTCGGCGTGGCGCTGGGCGGGCCACTGCTCGGTCGCCTGATCGACTCACGGGGCCTGCGGTTCGTCCTCCTGGTGACCGTCGCCGCGCAGATCGTGTTCTGGCTGGGCGTGCCCGTCCTGCCGTACCGGTTCCTGTTGGTCGCCAGCTTCATGGCGGGCCTGCTGATGGTGCCGGTAACGGCGGTGAGCAGGCAGGCGATCGCCGCGATGACGACGGCGCAGCAGCGCCGGGCCGCGTTCGCGCTGGAGTCGGTGCAGGGCGAACTGTCGTACATCGTGGGGCCGGCGGTGGTCATCCTGGGCGCGGCGACGGTGTCGCCCAAGGTGGTGGCGTGGGGGGTCGGTGCCGCGATCCTGGCTGGCGGCGTCGGCATCGCCGTGCTCAACCCGCCCATGCACGCCGAGGACGAGGCGGAGGCCGCCGCGACGGACCGACCCCCGCGCCGGCAGTGGCTCGGCGCCACGATGATCGCCACGTTGACGATGGCGTTCGGGACGACGACGTTGCTCAGCGGGGTCGACCTCGCCATCGTCGCCACGTTGCGGGAGGCGGGCCAGGTGTCCTGGGCCGCCGTCGTGGTCGTGGTGTTCGGCGTGTCGTCCGTCATCGGCGGGCTGGTCTACGGCGCGCTGACCCGGCCGCTGCCCACCTGGCTGCTGCTCGGTCTGCTCGGCGTCCTGACGATTCCCGCCGGGCTCGCCCACGACTGGCCCTGGTTGTGCGTGGCCGTCGTCGGCAGTGGGCTCCTCACCGCGCCCACCCTCGGCACGGTGGCCGACGCGGTGAGCCAGCTGGCGCCGCCCGGTGTGCGGGGCGAGGTGACAGGTCTGCAATCGTCGGCGCAGAGCGCTGGTTTCGCGCTCGGCGCTCCGCTCGTCGGTGTGGCGATCGACCTCACCGTGCCGGCGGGCGGTTTCGCGGCGGCCGGCCTCGCCGGCCTCGCCGCCGCACTGACCGGATACCTCCTGTCCCGCACGGCGTCACACCCGGCGCGTACCTCCGCCCGCAGCCGAGTCCGGCTGGTCAACAGGCCGACGCTCAGCTGGGGGAGTGGTGCCGGCCGACTCCGGCCGGGCGCGGCCGCGACGCGTGTCCACCGCGAGCAGGGTGAGCGCGGCCAGTGTTAGCAGCCCGCCGGCGAGTGCCAGCGGGCGTGCCCCCGAGAGGGGCAGGAGGGCACCACCGAGCAGTGACCCGCCAGCGATGCCGGCATTGAAGGCGGTGCTGACACCGGCCGACGCGATGTCGGTGCTGCCCGGGGCCAGGTGCAGCATCCGGTTCTGCACCGCGGAGCCGAACGCCGCGTACGCGAGGCCGATCCCGGCGAGGAGCGCGATCACACCCGGCCGGAGCGCGCCGAGCGCGTACAGCCCGAGCAGCGAGGCCGCGCCGATGCTCAACGGCGTCAGCAGCGAAGCGATCGGTCGGGTGTCCAGCGTCCGGGCCGCGACGAGGGTGCCGACGACGCCGGCCGCGCCGGAGACGAACAGCAGCGGCGCCAGTAGCGCGTCAGCGAAGCCACTGACGTCGAGCAGGAATGGTGTCACGTAGGTCTGCAGGGTCATGAAGCCGCCGATGCCGAGGGCGGTGGCGATCAGCAACACGGCGAAACGCCGTCCGTCCGGTGCGCTGCCCCGGGCGGCGCCGCCGGCGGCCGGGGGATAGGACGGCAGCAGCACCACCACCGCGGCGGCGATCGCCAGGCCGACCCCGGCCAGCACCGCGAACGCCGCCCGCCAACCGGCCTGCTGTCCGAGCCAGGTGCCCAGGGGTACGCCGAGCACCGGCGCGAGCGTCGCCCCGGTGGCGAACAGCGCCACCGCCCGGCCGCGCACCGCGACCGGAAACGGCCCGATCGCGGTCGCCGTGGCGATGGACCAGAACAGCGCCTGGGCGAGGGCGGTCACCAGTCGGGAACCAGCCAGCACGGCGTACGTCGGCGCGAGCGCGGCGGCGGCGTTCGCGGCGGCGAACAGGAGCATCGTGACGCCGAGCAGGTGCCGCCGGGGGATCCGCTGGGTCAGCCGGGTCAGCGGTACGGACGCCAGCACCACCACCACGGCGTACCCGCTGACCAGCAGACCCACCTGTGAGCGGGACCGGTCGAGATCGGGTGCGATGTGGGTCAGCAGACCGACCGGCAGCAGCTCGGTCGTGATGAACGCGAACGCGGCGAGGGAGAGCGCGACGAGCACGGCCCTGGCCCTTCGCGGCGACACCTGCGGCGCCATGACCCACCCCCCCGTTTCCGGGGTCACCGTAATGGAGGCCCCGACCCCTGCTCCGCTCGCGGTCAGGGTCGTGCCCGGAACGGGGCAAGGACGGCACGGATCTGCTCGGCCGCGCCCCAGTCGTCGTCGAACTGGGCCAGCACGGCGAGGTGTTGTCGCAGCTGGATGACCGGCATGCGGGCCTCCCAGTCGTCGTCGAGCGAGGTCAGCTCCGCGTAGACCTCGAACATCCGTCGTGCCTCGGGCGGGGGCGAGGTGGACCACACGTGCGCGAGGTCGACCTCGGCCCACATGTACGACACGGCCGGGTCGATCAGCGCGGGCTCTCCGTCCGCGGTGGCCAGGATGTTCTGTGCCCACAGGTCACCGTGCGTCAGACACGCCGGTCGGTCGGGCAGCAGGTCCGGCAGCCGGTCACAGAGCCGTTCCAGCGCCACTCGGTCTGCCGCGTCCAGCGCCGCCTCGACGCGGGGCTGATCGAGCCAGCGAAGCAGCCGGTGTTCCGCGAAGAAGGCGAAGCCGTCGTCGTTCCAGGTGTTGATCTGGCGACGACGGCCCAGCCAGTTGTCGTGGTGCCAGCCGAAGCGGGGATGGGTCGTGCTCAGGTGCAGGCCGGCGAGCAGGTGCGCGAACCGCTCCCAGAAGGCCTCGCTGCGCGGCCTCGCGCGCAGCACCGACAACACCAGTAGGTCCCGATCCGCCAGGATCACCTCGGGTGTCGCCACCCCGCCGAGCTCGCGCAGCGCGGCCAGCCCTTCGGCCTCGGCGGCGAAGACGTCGTCGGCGGGCGGGTCGGCGAAGCCCTTGACGAACACCGGCGGGGCATCCCGACGGGTGGCGATGCCGGCGAGCGCCGCGAGCCCGCCCGTCACCGGCTGCACCGTGACGACCTCACGCATACCGGCCCGGTGCAGGCGCTCCAGCAGGGTCATGCTTCCCCCATCAGGCGAAGCGGTCGGCCAGCTTGGTCAGCTTGCTGACATAGGCCGGCCAGTCGTAGTCCTCGGGAATGATGCTGCTGTCCTGGCGCAGGCCGATCGCCATATCGTGCTGTTCACGCATGATGTCGGCCTGCCCGGCGTGACGGGCGAGATCGCAGGTCACGTGGATGATGATCCGCTGTAGCGTCACGTCCTGCGTACCCGGCCGAAACCACGGCACCCGCCCCGGCGCGTCGAGCGGTAGCTCTTCGATCGTCTCGTCGGCGAACGCGCCGAC contains these protein-coding regions:
- a CDS encoding MFS transporter produces the protein MAPQVSPRRARAVLVALSLAAFAFITTELLPVGLLTHIAPDLDRSRSQVGLLVSGYAVVVVLASVPLTRLTQRIPRRHLLGVTMLLFAAANAAAALAPTYAVLAGSRLVTALAQALFWSIATATAIGPFPVAVRGRAVALFATGATLAPVLGVPLGTWLGQQAGWRAAFAVLAGVGLAIAAAVVVLLPSYPPAAGGAARGSAPDGRRFAVLLIATALGIGGFMTLQTYVTPFLLDVSGFADALLAPLLFVSGAAGVVGTLVAARTLDTRPIASLLTPLSIGAASLLGLYALGALRPGVIALLAGIGLAYAAFGSAVQNRMLHLAPGSTDIASAGVSTAFNAGIAGGSLLGGALLPLSGARPLALAGGLLTLAALTLLAVDTRRGRARPESAGTTPPAERRPVDQPDSAAGGGTRRV
- a CDS encoding response regulator transcription factor — protein: MIRVAIADDQELVRDGFSLILRSQPDIQVAAESADGRQFLDAVRRDSRIDVALVDIRMPVLDGLQATRELARIPHAPAVIVVTTFDDDAYVLDAIAAGARGFLLKRSSARDLIAAVRTVAAGEAVLSAEVTGAVLDRVRTTGPATRVELAAYQLTARETDVLALIGAGLNNNEIAERLYLSMSTVKSHVTNVLAKTGSRDRVRAAILAIQAGLAP
- a CDS encoding LLM class F420-dependent oxidoreductase encodes the protein MTQRLVSVWQPFFLASESAGEAVAAATELEDLGYARIWFSGGFGENVAPRFREILDGTTRIGVATGIVSIWHSTPPEVAAFAHDAERAHPGRFLLGLGASHAVIVEGGGTDYRRPYSRMVDYLDGLDAAGVSPERRILAALGPRMLELSRDRASGAHPYFVPAEHTAEARAAIGPDRLLAPEVAVVLDPDASTARATARQYTSGYLALPNYTNNLRRFGWTDEDFADGGSDRLVDALIPWGTVEKVAAGLEKHYQAGADEVAIQVLNGGDDTSFPADGFRALAAALI
- a CDS encoding sensor histidine kinase → MLTAIRERLRDPERVRRLAYGAAGLIIAAVVTTVEGGVSVAAGWAWLVLPVGLGAIALRPRHRALVFAACAGFVAIVSTGESVQLGLAAAGLVFVSVCEDPARHPWRGWVAGLIGAAGALVTALVNERGLYEQPFFFVTAGYLLAILLRSWARGYALTREAGDLRDQAAWREQRTNLARELHDVVGHHVTAMVVQAEAGQLSADPGAALRAIADSGRTALSELDTLVVHLRDPNASIAVSAPPRLSDIDELLAQPLRQQGVTVRVHLDPEPGLDEVGVLTAYRITQEALTNIARHAKATAAWVELVRVGDHVRLRVSDDGIGPPRAPTSGSGLLGISERVAARGGSWQLSQRPGGGTVVQADLPAATP
- a CDS encoding CDP-alcohol phosphatidyltransferase family protein, with translation MTLVDSRAATTVGPLRTVPNYITAIRTVAAVTVGIAALVSGSWILMAVSYGIYWLGDVLDGWAARRLEQETRAGAVFDIVSDRACTAVLCVGLVALVPGVAVVALVFLLSFLVLDTMLSLAFLCWPVLSPNYFHLVDRRVWALNWSPLAKVANTAGVIGAIAIGQYPLALGVAVAVVAVKLWSAAAVVRLLERDGRA
- a CDS encoding VTT domain-containing protein, yielding MSILAEAAVALGYGLASALVPVVNSEAYAVVAGHRGGQAIIAVVALALGQTAGKLLLFESARRGSGQLAQKIAQRSGAGRAAARAARWTEPIRRWLSRRRTALPTVLVSAAVGVPPLAVVSVAAGTTGLRRGEFAVACLLGRATRFALLALPALLA
- a CDS encoding fructosamine kinase family protein is translated as MTLLERLHRAGMREVVTVQPVTGGLAALAGIATRRDAPPVFVKGFADPPADDVFAAEAEGLAALRELGGVATPEVILADRDLLVLSVLRARPRSEAFWERFAHLLAGLHLSTTHPRFGWHHDNWLGRRRQINTWNDDGFAFFAEHRLLRWLDQPRVEAALDAADRVALERLCDRLPDLLPDRPACLTHGDLWAQNILATADGEPALIDPAVSYMWAEVDLAHVWSTSPPPEARRMFEVYAELTSLDDDWEARMPVIQLRQHLAVLAQFDDDWGAAEQIRAVLAPFRARP
- a CDS encoding LysR family transcriptional regulator — protein: MARDLETALLRSFVAAVREGSISRAAAALGHTQPGLSQQLRKLESVVGRPLLHRSSSGVSPTRAGEELLPYAERILSLSAQALAETGRALTGHCGVGLLEDLAASQLPQALADLARLHPGATLEVLSCSNAAMREAYDAGRIQLVLDAVPDIPGPPRWTMRAPLVWATGQGVDVRADPLPVVLFSNPCSWRTSVLEALERAGRRWRVAFESNSLVGVLAAVRAGLGVAALMPANVEPAMICRDPDALPVLPDVEFGLARHPRTDGDPLIDAVETVLRRII